A window of the Butyricimonas virosa genome harbors these coding sequences:
- a CDS encoding RNA polymerase sigma-70 factor, with the protein MDDNGKHLIAGLRRGKEEAFAYVFRLYYGPLLNYAGRILKDTELANDVVQECFCKLYERRKELKEELEVRPYLYKSVYNSCMDAIKHQKVRDNYINQELLDFYFSKVIETPEAEQALLEEDLRGAIQDAIDKLPERCREIFVLSKMEGLSNKQISEQLNISIKTVEAQMTTAFVRLRKELGWLLCIILFQNF; encoded by the coding sequence ATGGATGATAACGGGAAACACTTGATTGCGGGACTTAGGAGAGGTAAGGAAGAGGCTTTTGCTTACGTGTTTCGGTTGTATTACGGTCCATTATTAAATTATGCCGGGCGAATCTTGAAGGATACCGAATTAGCGAATGATGTGGTGCAGGAATGTTTTTGCAAGTTGTACGAGCGGCGTAAGGAATTGAAAGAAGAACTTGAGGTGCGTCCCTATCTTTATAAATCCGTGTATAATAGCTGTATGGATGCGATTAAGCATCAAAAAGTGAGGGATAATTATATCAATCAGGAATTGTTAGATTTTTACTTTTCGAAAGTAATAGAGACTCCGGAGGCGGAACAGGCGTTGTTGGAGGAAGATTTGAGAGGGGCAATCCAAGATGCGATCGATAAATTGCCGGAACGATGTCGGGAAATATTCGTGTTAAGTAAAATGGAAGGACTTTCGAACAAACAAATTTCAGAACAGTTAAATATATCTATAAAAACTGTTGAAGCTCAAATGACTACGGCTTTTGTACGTCTAAGAAAAGAGCTGGGATGGTTGTTATGTATAATTCTTTTTCAAAATTTCTGA
- a CDS encoding FecR family protein, with translation MTNAFNIDELILRVLDGVATPDEIQTLAQWLKASPENEVYFNQLKKAWNLTSGPIPAKERVEYELGNYMKYIRSKHRKYSIGQLVKYAAIVMIPLLSVIYWLQLEKDEIPSQMAVGNSGIMPGEHKAMLITAQGQTIALLPSLERDICVQEDLVVKNGQAGIVYQDSKKAVSTLQYNTLKTPRGGEYTVVLSDGTKVYLNAASELKYPVQFDSKKRQVHLSGEAYFEVTRDTNRPFYVVTDAVRVKVYGTEFNVNTYGVGGTQTTLVSGKVGIRGKSSGREYMMEPSQLAEFDVNGEFKGIRNVNVGTYTAWKEGFFVFENEGLEDILNRLARWYDVDVFYGSEKVKGYHFTGHMEKYEDVEIILNAISKMVGVHFTIKDRTIVITE, from the coding sequence ATGACAAATGCATTTAATATAGACGAATTGATTTTAAGAGTTTTGGATGGGGTGGCAACTCCAGACGAAATTCAGACTTTGGCTCAATGGCTTAAAGCAAGTCCGGAGAACGAAGTTTATTTTAATCAATTGAAAAAAGCTTGGAATTTGACAAGTGGGCCGATTCCTGCCAAGGAAAGAGTGGAGTATGAGTTGGGAAATTATATGAAATATATTCGCTCTAAGCATCGGAAATATTCTATCGGGCAACTTGTGAAATATGCAGCGATTGTCATGATTCCTTTATTGTCCGTGATTTATTGGTTACAACTGGAAAAAGATGAGATTCCGTCTCAAATGGCTGTCGGTAATTCGGGAATTATGCCGGGAGAACATAAAGCTATGTTGATAACAGCCCAAGGGCAGACAATCGCTTTATTACCTTCTCTGGAAAGAGATATTTGTGTACAGGAGGATCTCGTGGTGAAAAACGGACAAGCTGGAATTGTTTACCAGGATTCGAAAAAGGCTGTTTCTACGTTACAGTATAATACCTTGAAGACCCCACGAGGAGGTGAGTATACGGTAGTGTTATCAGATGGAACGAAAGTATATTTGAATGCTGCTTCAGAGTTGAAATATCCGGTACAATTTGATAGCAAAAAGCGGCAAGTGCATTTGTCGGGGGAGGCTTATTTTGAGGTGACGAGAGATACGAATAGACCATTTTACGTGGTGACAGACGCCGTTCGGGTAAAAGTTTACGGGACGGAATTTAACGTGAATACTTATGGCGTCGGTGGAACGCAGACCACGTTAGTATCTGGTAAAGTGGGGATTCGGGGAAAGAGTTCGGGACGTGAATATATGATGGAGCCTTCACAATTGGCCGAGTTTGATGTGAATGGGGAATTTAAGGGAATCCGAAATGTAAATGTAGGGACTTATACAGCTTGGAAAGAAGGTTTTTTCGTGTTTGAGAATGAGGGATTGGAAGATATTTTGAATCGTTTGGCTCGTTGGTATGACGTGGATGTGTTTTATGGAAGTGAAAAAGTGAAAGGATATCATTTTACCGGACATATGGAGAAATATGAAGATGTAGAAATTATTTTAAATGCGATTAGTAAGATGGTCGGTGTACATTTTACGATAAAGGATAGAACAATTGTAATTACAGAATAA
- a CDS encoding SusC/RagA family TonB-linked outer membrane protein, protein MMKLCISLLLCFTLGLSASTLAQQERVNLDLKDVSIKVLFDEIQKQTNLSFVFNTEQAAKLGSVSVRAVDETVENVLRKVLMNTGMMFEFDGTLIIVRPEEPEKKEVTKIKVTGTVKDEKGEFLPGVTILLKGTQIGAVTDVDGKFSFELPKQDNLVLVFSFIGYKQQEVKVNGEDAKPLAIVLKEDVTEMDEVVVTGIYQRKKESFTGSATTFKKEELKMVGSQNLIQSLKTLDPSFSIMENNQFGSDPNRLPDIEIRGKTSVIGLKEQFGTDPNQPLFILDGFETTLQVITDLNMERVESVTILKDAASTAIYGSKAANGVVVIETKRPEQGKFKISYVGDFSLSMPDLSDYNLMNAAEKLEFERLAGYYDASSGSSGSRMTQSVLDSLYNSRRADVARGVNTYWLHEPLRVGFSHKHNLYAEGGDEAVRYGLGINYNNISGVMKMSSRNIIGGNFDLSYRKGKISFANKFSLDYNKAENPVVPFSEFSRANPYYRKTGANGKIERYLDHFDIPGTNTTYSVGNPLWNYSLNNLDEEDQFSFRNNLNLEWRIMPSLYLRGRLGIGKGVKKTEQFISPQHSRFDNYVQDQKGSYTSTTVSEFYYDGDLTLTYGALLKEVHQVNAVVGTNLRSSSSTNEGYSVSGFPNGSFTKPSFSNGFREGSKPTYSENESRSHSIYFNGGYAYNNRYLLDVNFRLDGSSAFGSNKRYTETWAVGLAWNLHNEAFLREISWINLLKIRASVGNPGNQNFSSYQSETSYAFNTWMQSSFGTSVLVDAIGNPNLKWQKTLDKNIGVDISLLGNRLNLNMDYFIKDTDPLLVYITVPSSVGITSVGTNMGSQLTKGVNGTLKYSPIYRPSDRINWTLSVNFRWQKARYENIGNSLEKLNESNREEGEVNGDGSYRDKNTSLTRYYDGGDPNSLWAVRSLGIDPSTGREVFIKKDGTYTFEYDVKDEVIVGNSQPKLEGVLGSTLYYKGFSFSFFFRYKLGADVFNNAMYTKVENISESSLKYNQDKRALYDRWQKAGDRAQFKGISLTETTKISSRFVQRENVLSGESISAGYDFNPKKLAKLGVSAVRLQANMNEIFRISSVKEERGIDYPFARTMSMSLSVTF, encoded by the coding sequence ATGATGAAGCTATGTATTTCATTGTTGTTGTGTTTTACGTTGGGATTATCAGCATCAACGTTAGCTCAACAAGAACGGGTAAATCTTGATTTAAAGGACGTTTCGATTAAGGTGTTGTTTGATGAAATTCAGAAGCAGACGAATTTGTCGTTTGTGTTTAATACGGAGCAGGCTGCAAAATTAGGATCGGTTTCCGTGCGGGCGGTTGATGAGACGGTGGAGAATGTTTTGCGTAAAGTGTTGATGAATACGGGAATGATGTTTGAATTTGACGGGACATTAATTATTGTTCGTCCGGAAGAGCCGGAAAAGAAGGAGGTGACGAAGATAAAGGTAACCGGGACGGTGAAAGATGAGAAAGGGGAATTCTTACCGGGTGTAACAATATTATTGAAAGGCACTCAGATTGGTGCGGTTACTGATGTTGATGGTAAGTTCAGTTTTGAATTGCCAAAGCAGGATAATCTTGTACTTGTTTTCTCGTTTATTGGATATAAACAACAGGAAGTAAAGGTAAACGGAGAGGATGCAAAACCATTGGCGATCGTCTTGAAAGAAGATGTAACAGAAATGGATGAGGTTGTAGTCACTGGTATTTACCAGAGAAAAAAAGAGAGTTTTACCGGTTCTGCGACAACATTTAAGAAAGAAGAGTTAAAAATGGTTGGTTCACAGAACTTGATTCAGAGTTTGAAAACGTTGGATCCTTCTTTTTCCATCATGGAAAATAATCAATTCGGATCGGACCCGAATAGGTTGCCGGATATTGAAATTCGTGGTAAAACGAGTGTGATCGGGTTGAAAGAGCAATTTGGAACCGATCCGAATCAGCCATTGTTTATTTTGGATGGTTTCGAGACGACCTTACAAGTCATAACTGACTTGAATATGGAGCGGGTGGAGTCTGTTACAATTTTGAAAGATGCAGCTTCTACTGCTATTTATGGATCAAAGGCTGCTAACGGAGTGGTCGTAATTGAAACCAAGAGACCGGAACAGGGTAAGTTTAAGATTTCTTATGTCGGTGATTTTAGTCTTTCCATGCCCGATCTTTCCGATTATAACCTGATGAATGCGGCTGAAAAATTGGAATTTGAAAGATTGGCCGGGTATTACGACGCTTCCTCGGGAAGTTCCGGATCGAGAATGACACAATCGGTATTAGACAGCCTGTATAATAGTCGTCGTGCGGATGTCGCTCGTGGGGTAAATACGTATTGGTTGCATGAACCGTTAAGAGTGGGATTCAGTCATAAACATAACCTCTATGCGGAAGGGGGAGATGAGGCCGTACGCTATGGTTTAGGTATAAACTATAACAATATCTCCGGTGTGATGAAAATGTCAAGTCGTAATATTATTGGCGGAAACTTTGATTTGAGTTACCGGAAAGGGAAAATTTCTTTTGCCAATAAATTCTCGTTAGACTATAACAAGGCGGAGAATCCGGTTGTACCGTTTTCCGAATTTTCGAGAGCCAATCCTTATTACCGGAAAACAGGTGCGAATGGGAAGATCGAACGTTATCTTGATCACTTTGACATCCCGGGTACGAATACGACCTATTCCGTGGGTAATCCGCTTTGGAATTACAGTTTGAACAACCTGGATGAAGAAGATCAGTTTAGTTTTAGAAACAATTTGAATCTGGAATGGAGAATCATGCCGTCCTTGTATTTGAGAGGACGTTTAGGGATAGGTAAGGGCGTAAAGAAAACGGAACAATTTATCTCTCCGCAACATTCGAGATTTGACAATTACGTGCAGGATCAAAAGGGTAGTTACACTTCTACAACGGTTAGTGAATTTTATTACGATGGCGATTTGACTTTAACTTACGGAGCCTTATTGAAAGAAGTTCATCAGGTAAATGCGGTGGTCGGAACAAATCTTCGTTCCAGTTCTTCCACGAATGAAGGATATTCGGTTTCAGGATTCCCGAACGGAAGTTTCACGAAACCTTCTTTCTCAAATGGCTTTAGAGAGGGAAGTAAACCTACCTACTCGGAAAATGAAAGTCGTTCCCATAGTATTTATTTTAACGGGGGATACGCGTATAACAATCGTTATTTGTTAGATGTGAATTTCCGTCTGGATGGTTCTTCTGCTTTTGGTAGCAACAAACGCTACACGGAAACGTGGGCAGTGGGTTTGGCTTGGAACTTGCATAATGAAGCATTTTTGCGTGAGATAAGTTGGATAAATTTGTTAAAGATCAGAGCTTCTGTCGGAAATCCCGGTAATCAGAATTTTAGTTCTTATCAATCCGAGACAAGTTATGCGTTTAATACATGGATGCAAAGTTCTTTCGGAACGAGTGTATTGGTAGATGCGATTGGTAATCCTAATTTGAAATGGCAAAAAACACTGGATAAAAATATCGGTGTGGATATTTCTTTGTTAGGTAATCGTTTGAATTTGAACATGGATTATTTTATTAAGGATACGGATCCTTTGTTGGTTTATATCACCGTCCCTTCTTCCGTAGGTATTACTTCGGTGGGAACAAACATGGGAAGCCAACTAACCAAAGGGGTGAACGGAACCTTGAAATATTCACCGATATATCGTCCGTCAGATCGGATTAACTGGACATTAAGTGTTAATTTCAGATGGCAAAAAGCCCGTTATGAAAATATAGGTAATAGTTTGGAAAAATTGAACGAGTCAAATCGTGAAGAAGGTGAGGTGAATGGAGACGGATCTTACCGGGATAAGAATACCAGTTTGACACGTTATTATGATGGTGGTGATCCGAATTCTTTGTGGGCTGTTCGTTCTTTGGGAATTGATCCATCCACGGGACGGGAAGTGTTTATAAAGAAAGATGGAACCTATACTTTCGAGTATGATGTGAAAGATGAAGTGATCGTGGGTAATAGTCAACCTAAGTTGGAAGGGGTGTTGGGAAGTACCTTGTATTATAAAGGTTTTTCTTTCTCATTCTTTTTCCGTTACAAGTTAGGTGCGGATGTGTTTAATAATGCGATGTATACGAAAGTAGAGAATATTTCAGAAAGTTCATTAAAATATAATCAGGATAAACGGGCGTTGTATGACCGTTGGCAAAAGGCCGGGGATCGAGCTCAATTCAAGGGAATTTCATTAACGGAGACTACGAAAATTTCTTCTCGTTTCGTTCAGCGTGAAAACGTGTTAAGTGGAGAGTCTATTTCTGCCGGATATGATTTTAATCCCAAGAAATTGGCCAAACTTGGTGTGTCGGCTGTTCGTTTGCAGGCGAATATGAATGAAATTTTCCGGATTTCCAGCGTGAAAGAGGAACGTGGTATTGACTATCCGTTTGCTCGTACGATGTCAATGTCCCTTTCTGTAACTTTTTAA
- a CDS encoding RagB/SusD family nutrient uptake outer membrane protein encodes MKVLKSIRMVCVALLVVVMSSCDSWLDLKPIDKVLEDQLYETEEGFKQALTGVYVELNQGTLYGGDLMFRMVEILAQRYNLGSIGSYKEWVAYNYGDDDVKKSIDGLWQKMYSLIMNCNKLLENADLRKEVFTGDNYNIIYGEALALRAMLHFDLLRLFGPVYKTNPKGLSICYNKKFAYQGSNILPASEVIDNVLEDLKQAEQLLVKDPVITEGPRNTAASDGVNDLRLRTYRLNYYAVQALMARVYLYAGRNEDALIMARKLVEIQSKWYPFADYNSLMESGNKSKDRVFSTEVLFGLENKKRGEIFTNYFTPELDNGILAPTNTSLLNIFLTESTSDCRFTPFWIRPDNGKYSFRCFHKYEAPEESDPFFSYLVPMIRISEMFYIVAETTDDETEARTCLNLVRRNRGLVAFEDTEMVDIQQVLKEEYMKEFFGEGQLFFYYKRLNVSSIPAGDDSGMITMDEAKYKFPLPDSETDYRN; translated from the coding sequence ATGAAAGTGTTAAAATCAATAAGAATGGTATGTGTCGCATTGCTTGTGGTTGTTATGAGCAGTTGCGATAGTTGGTTGGATCTGAAGCCAATAGACAAGGTATTGGAAGATCAGTTGTATGAAACCGAAGAAGGGTTTAAACAAGCTTTAACGGGGGTATACGTGGAGTTGAATCAAGGGACGTTATACGGGGGAGATTTGATGTTTAGAATGGTGGAAATTCTGGCTCAACGATATAATCTTGGCTCAATCGGTTCTTACAAGGAGTGGGTAGCCTACAATTACGGTGATGATGATGTGAAGAAGAGTATTGATGGGTTGTGGCAGAAGATGTACTCACTGATCATGAATTGTAATAAATTGTTGGAGAATGCCGATTTGCGTAAAGAGGTTTTCACGGGCGACAATTACAATATTATTTACGGTGAGGCTTTGGCTTTGAGAGCCATGTTACATTTTGACTTATTACGTCTGTTCGGGCCTGTTTACAAGACGAATCCGAAGGGACTTTCCATCTGTTACAACAAGAAATTTGCTTACCAAGGTTCCAATATTCTCCCGGCTTCGGAAGTAATCGATAACGTGTTGGAGGATTTGAAACAGGCGGAGCAATTATTGGTTAAAGACCCGGTGATTACGGAAGGCCCGAGAAATACTGCGGCTAGCGATGGGGTTAATGATCTGCGTTTGCGTACTTATCGATTGAATTATTATGCCGTACAGGCTTTGATGGCTCGAGTGTATTTGTATGCCGGGCGTAATGAAGACGCTTTGATCATGGCTCGTAAATTGGTAGAAATACAGTCTAAATGGTATCCTTTTGCGGATTACAATTCATTAATGGAGAGTGGAAACAAGAGTAAGGATCGGGTGTTCTCGACAGAAGTATTATTCGGATTGGAGAATAAGAAACGTGGTGAAATATTTACGAATTATTTTACACCGGAATTGGACAACGGCATATTGGCTCCGACGAATACAAGTTTGTTGAACATCTTCTTGACGGAAAGTACGAGTGATTGTCGTTTCACTCCATTCTGGATTAGACCGGACAACGGTAAATACTCATTCCGTTGCTTCCATAAATATGAAGCTCCCGAGGAGAGTGATCCGTTTTTCTCCTATTTGGTACCGATGATTCGGATCAGCGAGATGTTTTATATCGTGGCAGAGACCACGGACGATGAAACGGAGGCTCGGACTTGTTTGAATCTGGTGCGGAGAAACAGAGGGCTTGTTGCTTTTGAGGATACCGAAATGGTGGATATTCAGCAAGTGTTGAAAGAGGAATATATGAAAGAATTTTTCGGAGAAGGCCAATTGTTCTTCTACTATAAACGTCTGAACGTGTCTTCTATCCCGGCCGGAGACGACAGTGGAATGATTACTATGGACGAAGCCAAATATAAATTCCCATTGCCGGATAGCGAAACCGATTATAGAAATTAA
- a CDS encoding DUF4843 domain-containing protein codes for MKKNIFIFAALIVSLWSCQKDLDLYSGRDFIYFNPSAGLDSTYFSFAYVDVNKEVDSLYIMVRTGGEVKDYDRQVKVKVAETNATVDVDYKALADSYTIPAGNTFGAILVELLRPEILKKEERYIILELEENNDFALSYPTKVTSSNDEGYSAIRYRIYFSEIMTPPLKWSIPEFGEFSVKKLDFMCTEMNMTRDMFNDPEYMLASRQQYVGAKMVQILDEYSANGNPIYEDDNVTLMKMGDKYYK; via the coding sequence ATGAAAAAAAATATATTCATATTTGCAGCTCTGATTGTGAGTCTTTGGAGTTGCCAGAAAGATTTGGATCTTTATTCCGGGCGTGATTTCATCTATTTCAATCCGTCTGCGGGTTTGGATTCTACCTATTTCTCATTTGCTTATGTGGATGTAAATAAGGAGGTGGATTCTCTCTACATCATGGTGAGAACCGGTGGTGAGGTGAAAGATTACGACCGACAGGTGAAAGTGAAAGTGGCCGAAACGAATGCTACAGTGGATGTTGATTATAAAGCTTTGGCGGATTCATACACTATCCCGGCAGGGAACACGTTCGGTGCGATTCTTGTGGAACTGTTGCGACCGGAAATTTTGAAAAAAGAGGAACGTTACATTATTTTGGAATTGGAAGAGAATAACGATTTTGCGTTAAGTTATCCGACCAAAGTAACCTCTTCAAATGATGAAGGGTATAGCGCCATTCGTTATAGAATCTATTTCTCCGAGATTATGACTCCTCCGTTGAAATGGAGTATTCCTGAATTTGGTGAATTTTCGGTGAAGAAGTTGGATTTCATGTGTACGGAGATGAATATGACACGGGATATGTTTAATGATCCGGAATATATGCTTGCTTCCCGTCAACAATATGTTGGAGCTAAAATGGTACAGATTTTAGATGAATATAGTGCGAACGGTAACCCGATTTATGAAGATGACAACGTGACGTTGATGAAAATGGGTGATAAGTATTATAAATAG
- a CDS encoding PKD-like family lipoprotein: MMKNILFLITLFITVVLSACFDDKGNYDYHEINELQITGLPEELQVKYRNVDTLRATPVIEATADDGSMPDRYSFKWEAVSELKAGETQTTSYLIGEEENLSYFVELPDGEYNVNCLVKDTITRVTWKGTFKLRVTTQLNEGWLVLSDVNGNARLDLISMSAKEDMVVRDILQDAPELKGPKKINSVYQMYYNQWGTDLRFYIVTETATAALDVATYQWDEANEIRYEMLEYPADFSATNRTAGMGWELLVSDKYVFGGTTFGQEVLFGVPINYLTGDNGNYFNVASAVGVNTSSTAMYNDIILYDTSNKRFVKLATGGMRNCELMSVKESLFSWETGKDFVWMENSLYDGGTTYAILQDTEAPYTRYLYVMGMPSFGAGGAQKKFIELDGYPEIENATCFAVHPNNPWVFYAVGNTVYYFDLEGHKAEPIHLDSETITMLKFNLFRGINSAYDPVCNALQRKLIVGSVKSGGELNGVVRTYDLPTVIGDDFVESTMHSGFGTPVDVTYREK; this comes from the coding sequence ATGATGAAAAATATATTATTTCTAATAACACTATTCATCACGGTGGTTTTAAGTGCCTGTTTTGATGATAAAGGGAATTATGATTATCATGAAATCAATGAATTGCAGATAACAGGATTGCCAGAGGAGTTGCAGGTGAAATATCGGAATGTGGACACCTTACGGGCCACTCCGGTTATTGAAGCAACGGCTGACGACGGCAGTATGCCGGATCGGTATAGTTTTAAATGGGAAGCTGTGTCCGAATTGAAAGCCGGAGAGACTCAAACGACCTCGTATTTGATTGGAGAAGAGGAAAATTTGAGCTATTTTGTGGAACTTCCGGATGGCGAGTACAACGTGAATTGCTTGGTGAAGGATACGATTACTCGGGTAACTTGGAAAGGGACATTTAAATTGAGAGTAACTACCCAATTAAATGAAGGTTGGCTGGTACTTTCGGATGTTAATGGAAATGCCCGTTTGGATTTGATTTCGATGTCCGCTAAAGAGGATATGGTTGTACGTGATATATTGCAGGACGCTCCAGAGTTGAAAGGGCCTAAGAAAATAAATTCGGTATATCAAATGTATTATAATCAATGGGGAACGGATTTAAGATTTTATATTGTTACCGAGACTGCAACCGCTGCTCTTGATGTTGCGACTTACCAATGGGATGAAGCAAATGAGATCCGTTATGAAATGTTGGAGTATCCGGCTGATTTTTCTGCCACGAATAGAACGGCAGGAATGGGGTGGGAACTATTGGTTTCGGATAAATATGTTTTTGGGGGAACAACCTTTGGACAAGAGGTACTTTTTGGAGTCCCTATTAATTATTTAACAGGTGATAATGGAAATTATTTTAATGTTGCTTCGGCGGTTGGCGTGAATACATCATCGACTGCTATGTACAATGATATCATACTGTATGATACATCTAATAAACGTTTTGTGAAACTTGCAACGGGGGGAATGCGAAATTGTGAGTTGATGTCAGTGAAAGAATCCTTATTTTCTTGGGAGACAGGGAAGGATTTTGTTTGGATGGAAAATTCATTGTATGACGGAGGAACTACTTATGCGATATTGCAGGATACTGAAGCTCCTTATACACGTTATTTATATGTGATGGGGATGCCTTCTTTTGGGGCAGGGGGTGCTCAGAAAAAATTCATTGAATTGGATGGTTACCCGGAAATTGAGAATGCTACGTGTTTTGCCGTACATCCGAATAATCCGTGGGTATTTTATGCTGTCGGGAACACGGTGTATTATTTCGACTTGGAAGGGCATAAAGCAGAACCTATTCATTTGGATAGTGAAACGATTACAATGTTGAAGTTTAATTTGTTTAGGGGTATAAATTCTGCATACGATCCGGTATGTAATGCATTACAAAGAAAATTGATCGTGGGATCGGTGAAATCCGGCGGAGAGTTGAACGGTGTGGTACGTACGTATGATTTGCCAACGGTGATCGGTGATGATTTTGTTGAGTCTACTATGCACAGTGGATTCGGAACTCCCGTTGATGTAACTTATAGAGAGAAATAG
- a CDS encoding TlpA disulfide reductase family protein, which produces MRRILVCVVFVLVCCVVHAQHTGQYKIGGKIEGMDSGRVVMKQKTMEGYKELGSSGIQKGRFEFKGEISEIQSVQLFFDDQRGSLTLFLEPGKIQIAVKKDSVYYGKVTGTPTNELWGYFNEEERRLEKVEMECAQAYQNSFQTKDREKVRTATKAFTDATKARKIFRADFLGNSDHKYAAACFYCASLMQKMQYAELDSLVRSYTGMENNNDVRLITQRRDLMRKVAVGVNVPEINLPDVEGKSFALSSLKGKWVLLDFWASWCAPCRREGKHVLELYKKYQQSGFEVLGVSIDQNPDAWKQAIQEDQTPWKHVLDQRSEVAKTFGVSSVPRVFLIDPKGVIVAVNLYGEELEQCLEEIFSK; this is translated from the coding sequence ATGAGGAGAATATTGGTTTGTGTGGTGTTTGTGCTTGTATGTTGCGTGGTTCATGCGCAACATACAGGCCAATACAAGATTGGTGGAAAAATTGAAGGGATGGATTCCGGACGGGTTGTGATGAAGCAGAAAACGATGGAGGGGTATAAGGAGTTAGGCTCTTCGGGCATCCAAAAGGGGCGTTTCGAGTTTAAAGGAGAAATATCGGAAATCCAGTCTGTACAATTATTTTTTGATGATCAACGAGGGAGTTTGACATTATTCCTTGAACCGGGTAAGATTCAAATAGCCGTGAAAAAAGATTCGGTATATTACGGGAAAGTAACAGGTACACCGACAAATGAATTGTGGGGATATTTTAATGAAGAAGAGCGTCGTTTGGAAAAAGTGGAGATGGAGTGTGCCCAAGCTTATCAGAATTCATTTCAAACTAAAGATCGGGAGAAAGTACGTACGGCAACAAAAGCTTTTACCGATGCAACGAAAGCTCGAAAAATTTTCCGAGCAGACTTTTTAGGTAATTCTGACCATAAGTATGCGGCAGCTTGTTTTTATTGTGCTTCACTCATGCAAAAGATGCAATATGCAGAGTTAGATTCTTTAGTGAGAAGTTATACTGGGATGGAAAATAATAATGACGTTCGCCTTATAACTCAACGTCGAGATTTAATGAGAAAGGTTGCCGTCGGTGTTAATGTCCCGGAGATCAATTTACCCGATGTCGAGGGAAAATCTTTTGCTTTATCTTCTTTAAAAGGGAAGTGGGTATTGTTGGATTTTTGGGCATCCTGGTGTGCTCCTTGTCGAAGAGAAGGAAAGCACGTTCTTGAATTGTATAAAAAGTACCAACAGAGTGGATTTGAAGTTTTAGGTGTAAGTATTGATCAAAATCCTGATGCATGGAAACAAGCCATCCAAGAAGATCAGACTCCGTGGAAACACGTTTTAGACCAGAGGAGTGAAGTGGCTAAAACTTTTGGTGTTTCTTCTGTTCCCCGGGTATTTTTAATTGATCCGAAAGGTGTTATTGTAGCTGTTAATTTATACGGAGAGGAGTTGGAACAGTGCTTGGAAGAGATATTCTCGAAATAG